The following proteins are encoded in a genomic region of Sulfurimonas sp. HSL3-7:
- a CDS encoding LemA family protein — protein sequence MTALIIIGVVLLALVLMYNSLVGKKNQIENISGSVDAVLKKRYDLIPNLVSSVQQYMAHEKGLLNNITELRAKAMKPDLSDHDKITLDKEITSALGSILVAVENYPDLKANQNVMHLQRTLHEVEAQISAARRAYNQAVTDYNNAIEMIPTNFMASMMNYQRKEVFTIPETERQNVNVNDLFSKK from the coding sequence ATGACAGCTCTAATCATTATCGGCGTCGTACTGCTTGCGCTCGTGCTGATGTACAACTCCCTTGTCGGCAAGAAGAACCAGATCGAGAATATCTCCGGTAGTGTCGATGCTGTTTTGAAAAAACGCTATGACCTCATTCCCAACCTTGTCTCCTCCGTTCAGCAGTATATGGCGCATGAGAAAGGCCTTTTGAACAATATTACCGAGCTTCGTGCCAAGGCGATGAAGCCGGATCTCTCCGACCATGACAAGATTACGCTCGACAAAGAGATCACCTCGGCACTCGGCTCTATCCTGGTCGCCGTCGAGAACTATCCCGACCTCAAAGCCAATCAAAACGTCATGCACCTGCAGCGCACGCTTCACGAGGTCGAAGCACAGATCTCGGCCGCCCGCCGTGCCTACAACCAGGCGGTCACCGACTACAACAATGCCATCGAGATGATCCCGACCAACTTCATGGCCTCGATGATGAATTATCAGCGCAAAGAAGTTTTTACTATTCCCGAGACAGAGCGCCAAAACGTCAATGTGAACGATCTTTTCAGCAAAAAGTAG
- a CDS encoding YtfJ family protein, with protein MTSVTTECNRLLRGLCKKLLLLPFFLTLSLNALEVGTVPPEITLSGDAGGRLDGSSWSSSELRNKVHLLFYVDPDEKDLNNALSDAVKAAALDRAKFASVAIINMAATWKPNFAINAALKKKQKKFKKTLYLKDMDKALVSQWGLADDNSDIIVFDQAGKVLFYHAGKVEGEKIEEVIRLIKENM; from the coding sequence ATGACAAGTGTCACAACAGAGTGCAATCGTCTACTGCGCGGATTATGTAAAAAACTTCTTTTGCTTCCCTTTTTTCTGACCCTTTCTCTGAATGCACTGGAGGTCGGTACTGTTCCCCCTGAAATCACACTTAGCGGTGATGCAGGCGGCCGTCTGGACGGCAGCTCCTGGTCAAGCAGTGAACTCAGAAACAAGGTTCACCTGCTCTTTTATGTTGACCCCGATGAGAAGGATCTCAATAATGCGCTAAGCGATGCTGTCAAAGCGGCAGCGCTTGACCGCGCCAAATTTGCTTCCGTTGCCATTATCAACATGGCAGCGACCTGGAAACCGAACTTTGCCATCAACGCCGCCCTGAAAAAGAAACAGAAAAAGTTTAAAAAGACCCTCTATCTCAAAGATATGGACAAAGCGCTTGTCTCACAATGGGGCCTTGCCGACGACAACTCGGATATCATCGTCTTCGATCAGGCAGGCAAGGTGCTCTTCTATCATGCCGGAAAAGTAGAAGGCGAAAAAATAGAAGAAGTGATCAGACTTATCAAGGAAAACATGTGA
- a CDS encoding acylphosphatase — translation MKSYRFLISGRVQGVFYRANVSRNAGDAGFSGYVRNLDDGRVEAVVSCEEERLAEFLALLRRGSEASRVDDIEQSATDETFSGTFVVR, via the coding sequence ATGAAGAGTTACCGTTTCTTAATCTCCGGACGTGTTCAGGGTGTCTTCTACCGGGCCAATGTCTCCAGAAATGCGGGTGATGCAGGTTTTAGCGGTTATGTCAGAAACCTGGACGATGGACGTGTCGAAGCCGTAGTCAGTTGTGAAGAAGAGCGGCTTGCGGAGTTCCTTGCGCTGTTACGGCGCGGTTCGGAAGCCAGCCGTGTAGATGACATTGAACAGAGTGCGACAGATGAGACGTTTAGCGGTACGTTTGTCGTAAGATAG
- a CDS encoding DMT family transporter: protein MSKKIGVVMLSRVDRGVLFMLVSALISALNGAIAKILSEDISALEIVFFRNLLGVLFLLVMLRHTPTKLPGGKIHLLILRGLLGFSAMILFFYTITTIPLGVAITLNKTSPLFVSVLAFFLLKEQLSRKGVAALLIGFIGVVLITKPIGLVFSYEHFLGILGGFFAAAAYTTIKKIKHIYDARVIVLSFMTTGTLFPLFLFLIAPYVAAPEAVAFLFVDFRLPDSVKLWTLILLIGVISTLSQWLLTKAYSLSKAGVIGVVSYTNIPFAIGFGYMLGDAFPDFWTFCGIGLIVLGGVLVKKG from the coding sequence ATGTCAAAAAAAATTGGGGTTGTGATGCTAAGCAGGGTTGACAGGGGCGTTCTCTTTATGTTGGTCAGTGCCCTTATCTCTGCACTCAACGGGGCTATTGCCAAGATATTGAGCGAGGATATCTCCGCACTCGAGATCGTATTTTTCAGAAACCTCTTAGGCGTACTCTTTCTGCTCGTCATGCTCAGGCACACCCCGACCAAACTGCCCGGCGGCAAGATCCATCTGCTGATATTGCGCGGCCTGCTCGGCTTCAGCGCAATGATCCTCTTTTTCTACACCATCACGACGATCCCGCTCGGCGTGGCCATAACGCTGAACAAGACCTCCCCGCTCTTTGTCTCGGTGCTGGCCTTTTTCCTGCTCAAAGAGCAGCTCTCACGCAAGGGGGTCGCTGCCCTCCTGATCGGTTTTATCGGCGTGGTACTGATCACTAAACCGATCGGCCTGGTATTTAGCTATGAGCACTTTTTGGGGATACTGGGAGGTTTTTTTGCTGCGGCCGCCTACACGACGATCAAGAAGATCAAACACATCTACGATGCGAGGGTGATCGTTCTCTCCTTTATGACAACGGGGACGCTCTTTCCGCTTTTTCTCTTTTTGATCGCACCCTATGTAGCCGCGCCCGAAGCCGTCGCGTTTCTCTTTGTCGATTTCAGATTGCCGGACAGTGTCAAACTCTGGACACTTATCCTGCTGATAGGTGTTATCTCTACCCTCTCGCAGTGGCTGCTGACCAAGGCGTACAGCCTCTCAAAAGCGGGGGTCATCGGCGTTGTCAGTTACACCAACATCCCCTTCGCCATCGGCTTTGGCTATATGCTTGGCGATGCCTTTCCGGACTTTTGGACATTCTGCGGTATCGGTTTGATCGTTCTGGGTGGCGTGTTGGTCAAAAAAGGATAG
- a CDS encoding SDR family oxidoreductase, which yields MSKKNVLITGGARGIGAAVAKELAKNGHRVFINYVNSTQVANDLAAAINNAGGEAYTVQADVRDEESIKAMFDEVKSKHGGVDILVSNANMNFTQKPFMEQTWGEFSQKLNDEMRASYVCAQYAAASMVEKKFGRLIFISSTLSESPAPTFIAHGSAKGALDTFSKYLAQELGAHGITSNIVAPGLVLTDATEGAPEEFKEFIRSMTPTQTISKPEDVANAVSFLAREESAQVTGAYLSVSGGAYLS from the coding sequence ATGTCTAAGAAAAATGTACTTATTACCGGAGGTGCGAGAGGCATCGGTGCGGCCGTCGCCAAAGAGCTCGCCAAAAACGGTCACAGGGTGTTCATCAATTACGTCAACAGCACCCAGGTGGCGAATGATCTGGCGGCAGCCATCAACAATGCGGGCGGCGAAGCCTATACTGTTCAGGCAGATGTCAGGGATGAAGAGAGCATCAAGGCAATGTTTGACGAGGTCAAAAGCAAACACGGCGGCGTCGATATCCTGGTCTCCAATGCCAACATGAACTTTACGCAGAAGCCTTTTATGGAGCAAACCTGGGGCGAATTCTCCCAAAAACTCAATGATGAGATGCGCGCTTCATACGTTTGTGCCCAATATGCAGCGGCTTCAATGGTAGAAAAGAAGTTCGGTCGTCTTATCTTCATTTCGAGTACTTTGTCGGAAAGTCCTGCACCGACTTTTATCGCCCACGGTTCTGCCAAAGGCGCTCTCGATACCTTCAGCAAATATCTCGCACAGGAGTTGGGCGCCCACGGTATCACGTCCAACATCGTCGCTCCCGGTCTGGTCTTGACCGATGCGACCGAAGGTGCCCCGGAAGAGTTTAAAGAGTTCATCCGATCCATGACGCCGACGCAGACGATTTCAAAACCCGAAGATGTCGCGAATGCCGTCAGCTTTCTGGCAAGAGAAGAGAGTGCCCAGGTAACAGGGGCATACCTCTCTGTCAGCGGAGGGGCCTACCTCTCATAG
- a CDS encoding outer membrane beta-barrel protein, translating to MKKVMASLAATFVLVGGAYAEGETPNDGSGFYIGAGFGISGYYATFFDNSYNMDDPDNTYVVSASKLNDNDAGYLLYAGYQINKIIGVEFSYTDYGRFEYKKYHQEPKAVAVYANAGYTFLNGQLRPFGNLGLGYLKQNQSDRYYDLKDKFATVHFGIGGEYYPTVLKGLGFRAAMEGDVYVDRVTAVDEDTNKRSTESLWQEYYLFYAGVQYKF from the coding sequence ATGAAAAAAGTTATGGCGTCGTTGGCAGCGACTTTTGTACTGGTTGGTGGTGCCTATGCCGAGGGTGAGACACCCAATGACGGGAGCGGTTTCTATATCGGTGCCGGATTTGGTATAAGCGGTTATTACGCCACTTTTTTCGACAACTCCTATAACATGGACGATCCGGATAACACCTATGTGGTCAGTGCCAGCAAATTGAATGATAACGATGCAGGGTACCTTCTGTACGCCGGGTATCAGATCAACAAGATCATAGGCGTTGAGTTCTCATACACTGATTACGGCCGTTTTGAGTATAAAAAGTATCATCAGGAACCGAAGGCCGTTGCTGTTTATGCCAATGCGGGTTACACCTTTTTGAACGGTCAGTTACGGCCGTTCGGGAACCTGGGGCTTGGGTACCTGAAGCAGAATCAGTCTGACCGCTACTATGATCTGAAAGACAAGTTCGCCACGGTGCATTTCGGGATTGGCGGCGAGTATTACCCGACCGTGTTAAAGGGACTTGGTTTTAGAGCGGCCATGGAGGGAGATGTCTATGTAGACAGAGTGACAGCAGTGGACGAAGATACGAACAAGCGTTCCACGGAGTCCCTATGGCAGGAGTATTATCTCTTTTATGCCGGTGTCCAGTACAAGTTCTAA
- a CDS encoding EI24 domain-containing protein → MNSNLWTLSVQDFLTKKMLTYAFAPFLFSIIVLYALFFSAADAGLDSLKESVIHIEKMQTTQENGIAHTESSDETYVGGNAILEFLMQYSITSWLVSFFLFTVGGMLMFVVAIFTAILVIGFLTPAILRELQRRHYPELTLDGHGNVFTTLFHSLKYIAIMVILLIALIPLYFIPVLNIVAINLPFYYLFHKFYMLDVGTTALLKEEYRQMMYFNANKVRITTLLLYLISMIPFAALFTPVFNVIVLGHTVLRSKKAQLETPLSRRP, encoded by the coding sequence GTGAATTCAAACCTCTGGACATTGAGCGTTCAGGACTTCCTGACCAAAAAGATGCTGACCTATGCGTTTGCCCCCTTTCTCTTCAGCATAATCGTACTTTATGCCCTCTTCTTCTCCGCAGCCGATGCCGGTCTGGACAGCCTCAAAGAGAGTGTGATCCATATCGAAAAGATGCAGACGACGCAGGAGAACGGCATCGCGCACACCGAGAGTAGTGATGAGACCTACGTCGGCGGCAATGCGATCTTGGAGTTTTTGATGCAGTATTCCATCACCTCCTGGCTGGTCAGCTTCTTTCTCTTTACCGTCGGCGGGATGCTGATGTTTGTCGTCGCCATCTTTACCGCCATACTGGTGATCGGCTTTCTGACGCCGGCCATCTTGAGGGAGCTGCAGCGCCGTCACTACCCCGAACTCACGCTCGACGGTCACGGGAATGTCTTTACCACACTCTTTCATTCGCTCAAATATATCGCCATCATGGTCATCTTGCTGATCGCCTTGATCCCGCTCTATTTCATCCCTGTGCTCAACATCGTGGCGATCAACCTGCCGTTTTACTACCTCTTTCACAAGTTCTATATGCTTGATGTCGGCACCACAGCACTTCTAAAAGAGGAGTACCGGCAGATGATGTACTTTAATGCGAACAAGGTCCGTATTACGACACTGCTGCTCTATCTCATCTCGATGATCCCTTTTGCCGCACTGTTCACCCCCGTCTTCAACGTTATCGTGCTGGGGCACACCGTCCTGCGCAGTAAAAAAGCGCAGCTTGAAACACCTCTTAGCCGAAGACCGTAA
- a CDS encoding cyclophilin-like fold protein: MRALLSMIIIVLLTLPLAARDEGKKMKISVHANNNTTIFQLNDSQAAKELYAQLPLSIKVENYSHNEKIFYPPKKLSTTGTPLADARTGTLAYYAPWGNVVIFYKDFGTANGLYELGHAVSGMEHIKDFSGMIKVETTD; this comes from the coding sequence ATGAGAGCACTGTTGAGTATGATCATCATTGTTTTGCTTACCCTTCCACTGGCCGCCCGTGACGAAGGTAAAAAGATGAAAATCAGCGTCCACGCAAACAACAATACCACGATTTTTCAACTCAATGACTCCCAGGCCGCAAAAGAGCTTTATGCGCAGCTTCCCCTGAGTATCAAAGTCGAGAACTACAGCCACAATGAAAAGATATTCTACCCTCCAAAAAAACTGTCGACGACCGGCACGCCATTGGCTGACGCGCGGACCGGAACGCTCGCCTACTACGCCCCCTGGGGAAATGTCGTCATCTTCTACAAAGATTTCGGAACGGCGAACGGCCTGTACGAACTCGGCCATGCGGTGTCGGGCATGGAACATATCAAGGATTTCTCCGGCATGATAAAAGTAGAAACCACCGATTAG
- a CDS encoding NAD(P)/FAD-dependent oxidoreductase, translated as MQKYDVIIIGGGVSGLSCAITLGSAGPKMELAADKKVLVIDAGKSHLNMAELHNVPGIAEGTKGPELLASLAQRAEAYENVSIMQGTVASVSGTAGDFKVTTESAETFEADIVVFANGMQTNAVEGIGAAIVDHIRAPRPGMVMIENHNGIIGEGKYVTGCAAGATSMFASAAGYGAQTATDIISSWAGKYTVIHDILTKG; from the coding sequence ATGCAGAAATATGATGTCATTATCATCGGCGGCGGTGTATCGGGCCTTTCGTGCGCCATCACTCTGGGTTCGGCAGGCCCCAAGATGGAACTTGCCGCCGATAAAAAAGTACTCGTGATCGACGCAGGAAAGTCCCATTTGAATATGGCGGAACTCCATAACGTACCGGGTATCGCCGAAGGAACAAAGGGGCCTGAACTTTTGGCCTCTTTGGCACAGCGGGCAGAAGCTTATGAGAACGTTTCCATCATGCAGGGCACCGTCGCATCCGTCTCCGGAACTGCGGGGGATTTTAAAGTAACGACCGAATCGGCAGAGACCTTCGAAGCCGACATCGTTGTTTTTGCCAACGGCATGCAGACCAACGCCGTAGAGGGCATCGGTGCTGCGATCGTCGATCATATCCGTGCACCGCGTCCGGGTATGGTTATGATAGAAAATCACAACGGCATAATCGGCGAAGGAAAGTACGTCACGGGCTGTGCGGCAGGTGCCACCTCCATGTTCGCTTCGGCCGCAGGCTACGGTGCGCAAACGGCGACGGACATCATCAGCTCATGGGCCGGCAAATATACCGTTATCCACGACATACTCACAAAGGGCTAG
- a CDS encoding helix-turn-helix domain-containing protein, with the protein MMELLTMSQVLERYRQIHLEEPKFGMNVLSDDFRPHDIVILQSNSQRKEGVPVRCDFYTMVFCLTGGSIRYVNQFEYTINAHSLHLLPPESIHSFKDTFDTTQYYVLLFERDFPEEAALLDFHDRQLESVDLELSLFTKVKEIFEEIESELKRDEEDNYLYAKHLLNQLLLILKREKLKLRSDTLRTRSDVICSRFLSLLEENFKSMKRVDDYASLLDLTPKYLSETVKGKLGKSALHYIHKRIIKEAKYLLVYTDRSINSIALTLNFHDASQFTKFFKQKVGKSPKQYRIDNSD; encoded by the coding sequence ATGATGGAACTATTGACGATGTCTCAGGTGCTGGAACGCTACAGGCAAATACATCTGGAAGAGCCGAAGTTTGGCATGAATGTCCTCTCAGACGACTTTCGGCCACACGACATCGTCATCCTCCAGAGTAACTCCCAAAGAAAAGAGGGGGTGCCTGTCCGGTGTGATTTCTATACCATGGTTTTCTGTCTGACCGGCGGTTCGATCCGGTATGTCAACCAGTTCGAATACACGATCAATGCCCACTCGCTGCACCTGTTGCCGCCGGAAAGCATCCATTCGTTCAAAGACACGTTCGATACGACGCAATATTATGTGCTTCTCTTTGAGAGAGACTTTCCCGAAGAGGCGGCACTTTTGGATTTTCATGACAGGCAGCTCGAAAGTGTTGATCTGGAACTGTCGCTGTTCACTAAAGTCAAGGAGATCTTCGAGGAGATCGAGAGTGAACTCAAAAGAGACGAAGAGGACAATTACCTCTATGCGAAACATCTGTTGAATCAGCTGTTGTTGATCTTGAAAAGAGAGAAATTAAAACTCAGGAGTGATACGCTTAGAACAAGAAGCGATGTCATCTGCAGCCGGTTTCTCTCGCTGCTGGAAGAGAATTTCAAAAGTATGAAACGCGTCGATGACTATGCATCGCTGCTCGATCTGACCCCGAAATACCTAAGTGAAACGGTCAAAGGAAAACTGGGAAAAAGCGCCTTGCATTATATTCATAAACGCATTATAAAAGAGGCCAAGTATCTGCTGGTCTATACCGACAGGAGCATCAACAGTATTGCACTGACGCTGAATTTTCATGATGCTTCTCAGTTCACCAAGTTCTTCAAACAGAAAGTCGGTAAAAGTCCGAAACAGTACCGAATAGATAATTCTGATTAA
- a CDS encoding DUF3137 domain-containing protein — MASVNDLTDFYYNELYPELKILEAERKRVKSKVTLVLGSIGIATVSIAAVIGKNTGFNDTLFFILFAGFGIGGFVYKFMIKDYTAEFKQKIIRPLIRAIDTDLRYAPLHHVSESLFSHAKLFTQRIDRFGGNDHVKGTMDGINLQFSDLHAEHKSTDSKGRTSWHTVFQGLFIVADFNKHFLGHTVVLPDSAESTFGSFIGNWMQSNNYSRNDLVKMDDPLFEKEFVVYGSDQIESRYILTHTMMKRLIELRRRAGAKLYVAFSGTHIYIAIDYNDDLFEPKLFSSLLEYKAAMAYIQTLHLATGIIKELKLNEKLWSKH, encoded by the coding sequence ATGGCGAGTGTCAATGATCTGACCGACTTTTACTACAATGAGCTCTACCCGGAACTCAAAATTCTCGAAGCAGAGCGAAAAAGGGTCAAATCAAAAGTGACGCTCGTCCTGGGTTCGATCGGCATTGCAACCGTAAGTATTGCGGCAGTTATCGGCAAAAACACGGGGTTCAACGACACCCTCTTTTTTATTCTCTTTGCCGGTTTCGGCATCGGCGGTTTTGTCTATAAGTTTATGATCAAAGACTACACCGCCGAGTTCAAACAGAAGATCATCCGACCCCTCATCCGGGCCATCGATACAGACCTTCGTTATGCACCGCTCCATCACGTCAGCGAATCACTCTTTTCTCACGCGAAACTTTTTACGCAGCGTATCGACCGCTTCGGGGGGAATGACCATGTAAAAGGGACAATGGATGGGATAAACCTACAGTTTTCCGACCTTCATGCCGAACATAAAAGCACCGATTCAAAAGGGCGTACCAGTTGGCATACCGTCTTTCAGGGGCTCTTTATCGTTGCCGATTTCAACAAACATTTCCTTGGGCATACGGTCGTGCTTCCCGACAGTGCGGAGAGTACCTTCGGCTCCTTTATCGGCAACTGGATGCAGTCGAACAACTACTCCCGTAATGACCTTGTTAAGATGGATGATCCTCTCTTTGAAAAAGAGTTTGTGGTCTACGGAAGCGACCAGATCGAGTCGCGCTATATTTTGACCCATACGATGATGAAACGTCTGATCGAGCTAAGGAGAAGAGCCGGAGCAAAACTCTATGTCGCTTTTAGCGGAACACACATCTATATCGCCATCGATTACAATGACGATCTGTTTGAGCCCAAACTCTTCTCATCCCTGCTTGAGTACAAGGCGGCAATGGCCTACATCCAGACGCTGCACCTGGCCACGGGCATCATCAAAGAGCTCAAACTCAACGAAAAACTCTGGTCTAAACATTAG
- a CDS encoding MBL fold metallo-hydrolase: MKIHNKIAILALCITGVMMNGCSEKELKPRSSASFYKDGRFESKMDQEELSFTETLSIIWEIFVKDNEDTTPETGTIPVYKLTREELLHMPENSVIRLVHSTLLFRLDGRFILTDPVFSERPSPISFLGPKRFHEMPISLDEMPYIDILIISHNHYDHLDEATIKSLKDRIGHVYTTLGIKSQLVDWGVDASKITELDWWESVEDQSLTITAASAQHFSARGFFDRNRSLWASWIIKSAHTNLYFGADSGYFNGFKEIGNRFGPFDMTFLEAGAYNERWRSIHMMPEETVQAHMDLRGRRLFPIHNGSFKLAMHPWKEPLERVVAEAERKGIELSHPQMGEAVPLLEYKATEIWWE; encoded by the coding sequence ATGAAAATACACAACAAAATCGCCATACTCGCACTATGTATCACAGGAGTCATGATGAACGGATGTTCCGAAAAAGAACTCAAGCCGCGCTCCAGCGCATCGTTCTACAAGGATGGGCGTTTCGAGAGCAAGATGGACCAGGAAGAGCTCAGTTTCACCGAGACACTTTCCATCATCTGGGAGATTTTTGTAAAAGACAACGAAGACACCACCCCCGAAACCGGGACCATCCCTGTATACAAACTGACCCGGGAGGAGTTGTTGCATATGCCGGAGAACTCCGTGATCCGCCTAGTCCATTCCACCCTGCTGTTTCGGCTGGACGGCCGTTTTATCCTGACGGACCCGGTCTTTTCCGAGCGGCCGTCGCCGATCTCTTTTCTGGGGCCGAAGCGTTTTCATGAGATGCCGATCTCTCTGGATGAGATGCCCTATATCGACATTCTCATCATCTCCCACAACCACTATGACCACCTGGACGAAGCGACGATCAAAAGCCTGAAGGATCGGATCGGACATGTTTACACGACGCTGGGCATCAAGTCGCAGCTCGTAGATTGGGGTGTTGACGCGTCCAAGATCACCGAGCTGGACTGGTGGGAAAGTGTCGAAGATCAGAGTCTAACTATTACAGCTGCTTCGGCACAACATTTTTCCGCACGGGGATTTTTTGACCGCAACCGGAGCCTTTGGGCCTCCTGGATCATAAAAAGCGCCCATACCAACCTCTATTTCGGAGCGGACAGCGGCTATTTCAATGGTTTCAAGGAGATTGGAAACCGCTTCGGCCCCTTTGATATGACGTTCCTGGAAGCGGGCGCCTATAATGAACGCTGGCGAAGCATTCATATGATGCCGGAAGAAACCGTCCAGGCCCATATGGACCTGCGGGGTCGACGGCTTTTCCCGATCCACAACGGCAGCTTTAAACTGGCCATGCACCCTTGGAAAGAACCGCTGGAGCGGGTCGTGGCGGAAGCCGAACGCAAAGGGATCGAACTGAGCCATCCGCAAATGGGCGAAGCTGTGCCTCTCCTGGAGTATAAGGCTACTGAAATATGGTGGGAATAG
- a CDS encoding lipid A deacylase LpxR family protein, with the protein MLTGVELFGGSVGGFIHNDVIFKTDQHYTNGLALGWVSDELSGTGGVEAAYTEALIFVADLIPFHTLDTGRNFQSSVFINQYIVTPSFDDNGTAADDIPFAGVLRMGFGLFEWDREELHSYHISVGVIGPSAKAEEVQNGFHDLINNDAVEGWDSQLGNKGFFEIGYGYGNRSYEYNFAESYRVDWFNDFLATAGNAAVEMELGTLVRIGDNVPDNFVFASQYLGSLGNEHINVRERNGAWGWSMSLGFVMRATLYNYIMEEAEKMSGLDVKMLNAQWVGNISMYIGDFQTSFVLQQTDIIINQDISRERYGGLTFIWAY; encoded by the coding sequence ATGTTAACGGGAGTAGAACTCTTTGGCGGTTCTGTGGGCGGATTTATACACAATGATGTCATATTTAAAACGGATCAGCACTACACTAACGGGCTCGCGTTGGGATGGGTGAGCGATGAACTTTCCGGTACGGGAGGGGTTGAAGCCGCTTACACCGAAGCTCTCATCTTTGTTGCAGATCTGATCCCTTTTCACACACTGGACACGGGTCGGAACTTTCAAAGCAGTGTCTTCATCAATCAATATATCGTAACTCCCAGTTTTGATGATAACGGCACGGCTGCAGATGATATTCCTTTTGCCGGCGTGCTACGGATGGGATTTGGACTTTTTGAATGGGATCGCGAGGAACTTCATTCCTATCATATTTCAGTGGGTGTCATCGGGCCGAGTGCAAAGGCGGAGGAGGTACAAAACGGTTTTCATGATCTCATCAACAATGATGCCGTAGAGGGTTGGGATAGTCAGCTGGGCAACAAAGGCTTCTTTGAGATCGGCTACGGGTATGGGAACCGCTCTTACGAATACAATTTCGCAGAGAGTTACAGAGTCGACTGGTTTAACGATTTTTTGGCGACAGCCGGCAATGCTGCAGTCGAGATGGAGCTGGGAACGCTGGTGCGTATCGGCGATAATGTCCCGGATAATTTTGTCTTCGCCTCACAGTATCTTGGCTCTTTGGGGAATGAACATATAAATGTACGGGAGCGAAACGGTGCATGGGGCTGGTCGATGAGTCTCGGTTTTGTGATGAGAGCCACCCTCTATAACTATATCATGGAAGAGGCTGAAAAGATGAGCGGACTTGACGTCAAAATGCTCAACGCGCAATGGGTCGGTAATATCAGTATGTATATCGGTGACTTTCAGACCTCGTTTGTTTTGCAACAGACCGATATCATCATTAATCAGGACATATCGAGAGAACGTTACGGCGGGTTGACTTTTATCTGGGCGTACTAG
- a CDS encoding DUF429 domain-containing protein, producing the protein MQKNYKILGIDLGGCMSGNSAYIHANVVDGKVEVLEAFKEPKHKDHIACQEYIVDVLERLEVDAVTVDAPLSLPLPLLHPQMPTPPREGSGEIINPYLYRYTDYYLYKTFGLRPMPPAGDRIGRLTARAVALLHHFDYRFPYLSVKNRKVPIYEVYPKQIAHALGFADYKKEPQRLLSHFNQKQNMDEHLVDALLCVYGGYKILRGETVQIVEEAKDEGWCFPILETPR; encoded by the coding sequence ATGCAAAAAAACTACAAAATACTGGGCATCGATCTGGGCGGCTGCATGAGCGGCAATTCCGCCTATATCCACGCCAACGTCGTTGACGGGAAAGTCGAGGTTCTCGAAGCGTTTAAAGAGCCGAAGCACAAAGACCACATCGCCTGTCAAGAGTACATTGTCGATGTCCTGGAACGCCTGGAGGTCGATGCCGTCACCGTCGATGCGCCTTTGAGCCTACCCCTGCCCCTGCTTCACCCGCAGATGCCGACGCCGCCGAGAGAGGGATCGGGCGAGATCATCAACCCCTATCTCTATCGCTACACAGACTACTACCTCTATAAAACATTCGGTCTCCGGCCGATGCCGCCGGCGGGCGACCGCATCGGCCGGCTGACCGCACGAGCCGTCGCCCTGCTGCACCATTTCGACTACCGGTTTCCCTACCTTAGCGTCAAAAACAGAAAAGTACCCATCTACGAGGTCTACCCCAAACAGATCGCCCATGCATTAGGTTTTGCCGACTACAAGAAAGAACCGCAACGCCTTCTGTCCCATTTTAATCAGAAACAGAATATGGATGAGCATCTTGTCGATGCCCTGCTCTGTGTCTACGGCGGCTACAAAATCTTGAGAGGGGAAACGGTTCAAATCGTTGAGGAAGCTAAAGATGAGGGGTGGTGTTTTCCAATTCTCGAAACGCCGCGATAA